In Clarias gariepinus isolate MV-2021 ecotype Netherlands chromosome 1, CGAR_prim_01v2, whole genome shotgun sequence, one DNA window encodes the following:
- the LOC128521699 gene encoding histidine-rich glycoprotein-like, which produces MFLNNVVCTFHRNDIYNFDKTCNHGKLYNTSNHIEPYDHDKPYKCDNCRHNNPNNTYKCRLHKPNNTSKPKPHNTYNHNTTHNPKPHNTYNHNTTHNPKPHNTYNHNTTHNPKPHNTYNHNTTHNPKPHNTYNHNTTHNPKPHNTYNHNTTHNPKPHNTYNHNTTHNPKPHNTYNHNTTHNTYNHNTTHNPKPHNTYNHNTTHNPKPHNTYNHNTTHNPKPHNTYNHNTTNKPKPHNTTHKHIPHNTTHKHILHNHNNTHKHKPHNNTHKHKPHNNTHKHKPHNNTHKHKPHNNTHKHILHNHNNTHKHKPHNNTHKHKPHNNTHKHKPHNNTHKHIHHNHNNTHKHKPHNTHNNKPHNTHNNTHNNKPHNTHNNTHNTSPTTPTTS; this is translated from the exons ATGTTCTTAAATAATGTGGTTTGCACATTTCACAGAAATGACATCTACAACTTTGACAAGACCTGCAACCATGGGAAGCTCTACAACACCTCTAATCACATTGAGCCCTACGACCATGACAAGCCCTATAAGTGTGACAACTGCAGGCACAACAATCCCAACAACACCTACAAGTGCAGGCTCCACAAGCCCAACAACACCTCCAAGCCCAAGCCCCACAACACCTACAACCACAACACCACCCACAACCCCAAGCCCCACAACACCTACAACCACAACACCACCCACAACCCCAAGCCCCACAACACCTACAACCACAACACCACCCACAACCCCAAGCCCCACAACACCTACAACCACAACACCACCCACAACCCCAAGCCCCACAACACCTACAACCACAACACCACCCACAACCCCAAGCCCCACAACACCTACAACCACAACACCACCCACAACCCCAAGCCCCACAACACCTACAACCACAACACCACCCACAACCCCAAGCCCCACAACACCTACAACCACAACACCACCCACAACACCTACAACCACAACACCACCCACAACCCCAAGCCCCACAACACCTACAACCACAACACCACCCACAACCCCAAGCCCCACAACACCTACAACCACAACACCACCCACAACCCCAAGCCCCACAACACCTACAACCACAACACCACCAACAAGCCCAAGCCCCACAACACCACCCACAAGCACATTCCCCACAACACCACCCACAAGCACATTCTCCACAACCACAACAACACCCACAAGCACAAGCCCCACAACAACACCCACAAGCACAAGCCCCACAACAACACCCACAAGCACAAGCCCCACAACAACACCCACAAGCACAAGCCCCACAACAACACCCACAAGCACATTCTCCACAACCACAACAACACCCACAAGCACAAGCCCCACAACAACACCCACAAGCACAAGCCCCACAACAACACCCACAAGCACAAGCCCCACAACAACACCCACAAGCACATTCACCACAACCACAACAACACCCACAAGCACAAGCCCCACAACACCCACAACAACAAGCCCCACAACACCCACAACAACACCCACAACAACAAGCCCCACAACACCCACAACAACACCCACAA CACAAGCCCCACAACACCCACAA CTTCATAA